TGCTCTATCTCTTGCCTGTGCCGGACCTGCCGGAGCAGTCGGAACATCCATCCGCTGGCGTACAGGTAACCCGGCAGGGAGAGCGCGGCGACGACCAAGAGGGCCAGGATAGGATTGTGGAGCAACCAGCTCAGTAGGAAAAAGAGAAAAACGCGATTCATGCCTTAGTCTGCCCGGACAAAGGAAGACGGCTGCTCGCGATTCCGCGCTCACGACAAAAGTGCTCGTTTGAGCTTACCCTGTCTCCAAACGAAGAGGCAACTATTTTCCTCTGGCTTTGGTTTTTTGTATCAGGGTCGTCCCACGTTCCGTCGGCATTGTGCTCACGTATCGCTGTCCTCAACACGGTCTCTCCCAGCATCATTTGGAGCCCCTCCGCCACGAATAGGGACAGGCTCGTGAAAATCCAGGAACTCGCCGCGCTCCAGGGCGAGCTGGCGCTGCCAGACTTCTTCGGAGTCCCACCCCCACTTCAGGTAGAGGGTCGGGACCACCAACATGTTGAGGAACGTGGAGGTGGCCAGGCCGCCGATGATGACATAGGCCATCGGCCGCTCCAGCTCCTTGCCAGCGATGTCGCCGAAGAGGAGGGGAAGGAGGCCCAACCCGGCCGCGGCGGCGGTCATCAAGACGGGGGCGAGCCGCTCCAGCGAGCCTTCGATTACGACCGCC
The sequence above is drawn from the Candidatus Methylomirabilota bacterium genome and encodes:
- a CDS encoding efflux RND transporter permease subunit; translated protein: GGVIAIAFTGGVISVPSLIGLIGVFGIAARNGIILVTHYRHLRAEGLDREAVVIEGSLERLAPVLMTAAAAGLGLLPLLFGDIAGKELERPMAYVIIGGLATSTFLNMLVVPTLYLKWGWDSEEVWQRQLALERGEFLDFHEPVPIRGGGAPNDAGRDRVEDSDT